Part of the Kitasatospora sp. NBC_01266 genome, AGTACTGCAGCGCGGTCTGCAACTGGCCGTCGTAGAGCACGCCGTTCAGCTCGCTGTCGCGGTCGCCGCCGATCCGGCAGAGGTTGGCCACCTGGCCGCACCAGACGCCGGTCGGCGAGTAGCCGGGGGCGTCGTACTGCGGGGTGCCGGCGGCCACGATGACCGGGTCGGTGCGGGCCGGGTCGTTGGCGTTCAGCAGGTACGGGACGCCGGTGTGCACGGGCTGCGCGGAGACGCTCAGGGTGACCTTCGGGCGGCCCTGGGCGGCGGAGGCCGCGTCGAGCGCCTTCTGGAAGGTCTGCACCCGGGCGTACATCGACTCGGTGAGTTCCTTGCCCTCGCCCTGGGTGTAGTAGTTGTGGCCGTCCGGGCCGATGATCTGCGGGCCGTAGGGGCAGTCGTCGTACTTGACGTAGTCGACGCCCCAGGAGACGAAGTCGTTGGCGTCGGTGGTCTCGTGGCCCAGGCTGCCGGGGTGGCCCTGGCAGGTGGTGTAGGTGTCGGTGGCGTACAGGCCGAACTTCATGCCCTTGCTGTGCGCGTACCAGGCCAGGTACTGGATGCCGTTCATGGTCTGCCCGTTGACCACCTGCGACGGGAAGTTGTTCGGGTCCGGGGTCAGGTCGCCCGAGGTCGGGTCGTTGCCGGTGCCGTCGGTGCCGGAGACCGGGTTGCCGTTGGCGTCGTAGAGCTGCATCGAGCCGTACGAGGTCTTGACGAAGGGGGCGCTCTGGCCGCTGCGGTACGGGAGCGACCAGCCGTCGTCGATGGTGACGGTGTTGTAGCCCGCCGCCACCAGGCCGTTGGACGACATGAAGTCGATGGTGTCGACCATCTGCTGCTCGTTGACGCCGGTGCCCAGGCTGTTCCAGGAGTTCCAGCCCATCGGCGGGGTGAGGGCGTTGCCGTTGGCGAGTGCGGCGGCCGGGGGCGCGGTGGTGAGGGCGAGGGCGCCGAGTCCGGGGGTGGCGAGGGCCAGCGTCAGCAGCAGGCTGGGCAGGCGGGTGAGGCGTCGGGGTCTTACGCGCATGGGTGCGGCTCCAGGAGGGCGCGTGGAGGTGGGGGAGGTGGGGGTCGCACAGAAATACACAAGCGCCTCGGCGGATGCCGAGGCGCGGCCCACCGCTGCGGCAGCGGTACGAGCTGGGGGATCGCTGCTGCCGCCTGTGGGAGTGTAATTGCACATGCGATATGTCAACAGTCCCTATGCGGAACTTTGTTGACTCGTGATTGATTGTGTGCGGCGGGTGGGACCTGGGCGCGCCGAACCTGGGCGTGCCGGGTCAGGGCGCGCCCGGAGTGTCGGGCCCGCCGGTGTGGTCGAGCAGCGGCAGCAGGAGTGCCGCCGACCAGCTGAAGTTGCTGGAGTTGAGGCCCGCGCCGGTGAGCGGGTCGTAGTTCTCCCGGATCGGCTGGTCGCCCGTCAGCCCCTGAGCGGTGGCCAGCAGGCGGTCCAGCAGGGTGCGCGCGTCGGTGGCGTAGCCGTAGCGCTGGAGGCCGGTCAGCGCGAAGTAGGCCTGGTCCAGCCAGACCGCGCCACGCCAGTAGCCGGTGGCGTCGAAGCTCGGCGAGCTCTTCGCCACGCTCGGGAACGGCATCGCGGTGCCGAACTGCGCCGGATCGGTGAGCGCCGTCCGGATCGCCGCCGCCTGCGCGGGGGAGGCGACGCCGGTCCACAGCGGGGTGATCCCCTCCGCGCCCCGGCCCCGGCTGACCAGGCGGGCCCCGGTGTCGAGCGCGGTGTCGTAGAACCAGCCGGTCGCCGGGTCGTACATCCGCTCGCGCACCTGCGCGGCCAGCGCGTCCGAGGTGGCCTGCCAGTGGGCCGCCTCCCCGCCCCGGCCCAGTTGGGCGGCGATCAGCGCCAGGTAGTGGCGGTCGGCGGCCAGGTAGGAGTTGAGATCGACCGACTCCTGGTTGAGCGAGTAGCCGACCAGCGCGCCGGAGGCGTCGCGGTTCTCCAGGGGCGCTGTGCCGGAGGCGGCGTCGAAGCGCGGTGCGTCGTCCATGCCGCTCTCCCAGGCTGCCGCCTGCCGGATGTCCTCCGCCGTGGCGTTGCCCGGATCGACGGTGGCGCCGTACTCGGCCAGGCCGTCACCGGTGTGCTCGCGATCGCGCGTCCACCAGTCCTGATAGGCCGCCAACTTGGGGTAGAGCTCGGCCAGGAACGCGGTGTCGTGGGTGGTCTGGAAGACCTGCCAGACGGACCAGGCGGCCAGCGGCGGCTTCGAGTTGCGCTGGTTCCAGTTGCCGCCGCCGTGCGCCGGGTCGGTGTAGAAGATGCAGTCCGGGATCATCCCCGCGTCGTGCGGGTAGTTCGGATCGCCGGGCTGCACCTGGTAGTCGAACATCGCGCGGATCTGCGACTCGGCCAACCCCGGGTCGAAGACGGCGGTGCCGACCGCCTGCTTCCAGGTGTCCCAGGCCCAGCTGCCGCCGGTGAACCACTTGTAGGAGATCGACGGGGTCACCGTGTCGTGCCGCAGCGCCCCGGCGGGGCTGCGCCAGTTGGTGGTCAGCGTCTCCACCGCCTTGACCGCGAGCCGGCGCCGGTCGGCGGGCACGCTCGCGGTGGCCGCCGCCAGATAGCCGCGCCAGCGCCGGTCGACGGCGTCGGCGGCCCGCGCCACCGCCCCCGGCCGGCCCAGCAGTTCGCGGGTCGCCGCCTGTTCGCGGGCCCGCTCGGCGAGGGTGAAGGTGTAGGACTCGGTCCAGTCGACGTTCTGCCGTGCCCCGGGCGCCAGTTGGACGGGCGCGGCGGCCTCGGTGCGGTAGGAGTCGCCGCTGACCGTGGTGTTGACCGGGCGGTCGTGGGTGACCTCGAACCGCTCGGTACCGTCGCTCAGGAAGTCGTAGGTCTGCTGGACCCGGGCGAAGTCCACCGCCACCCCGCTGCCGGTGGCCAGCAGGCTGGGTGCGCTGCGCATCGGCTCGTCGGCGGGGCGCAGCAGATCGCCGCTCCAGCCGACGTCCAGGGTACGGGAGTTGGTGCCCTGGTTCGCCAGCGAGGCCTGGACCAGGGCGGTCCGGTCGCTGGTGAAGCGCAACTCCAGGGTCAGGCGCAGGCCCTGGCCGAGGTCGTAGTGCTCCTCCAGCCGGCCCGGCAGCGAGTCGAAGACCGGGGTGCCGCCCTGGGCGAGGTTCAACGGCTGGCCGTGCTCGCTGAGTTGGATCCGGGTGAAGGACTTGCTCAGCCACCACGGGTACTCGTGGGCGATGTAGAGCGGGCCGGTGAAGCCGCCGTACATCGCGCTGTCGCCGGGCGCCGGCAGGGCGTAGGCGTGCCAGGCACCCTGGTCGGCGAAGACGGTGATCGGGTTGCTGTCGGTGCCGTCGCCGGGCAGCGCGGTGTCGGGGGTGCCGTGCAGGTCCAGCACGTTGGCGTAGGCGGCGGGATCGGCGGCCGCGGCGGAGCCGGTGGTGGTGGCGCCGGCCGGGGCGGCGCAGACGGCGGCGGCCAGCAGGAGGGTGGCGGCCGTGGCCGCGGTGGTGCGGAGTAATCGTTTCATCGGAGCCTTCCTCAGGTGGCGGTCCTCGGGTGGAGCAGCACCGCGGCGTCGAGCGGGCCCAGGGTCAGCCGGTCGGCCTGGGCCGTCCCGGTGAGCAGGTCCCGGGCGCCGCGCCAGTGGTCCGGCAGCGCGACCTGCGCCGCGCGGTGGCCGTGATTGAGCAGGAAGAGATGGTCGCGGCCGTCAGGTGCCGTGCGCACGGTGGCCTCCACCTCCTCGGGGACGGTCAGCACCGGGGCGACGCCGGCGGCGGCGAGCAGCAGGTCGAGCACCGCGCCGGTGTCCGCGCCGAGGTGGCAGCCCAGGTACCAGGCGTTGGCGTGCCGGGTGACGGCGGGCCGCCCGGCCAGGGGGCCCTCGGCGTAGCGGGCGACGGGGACGGCGGCCTCGCACTCCAGCCACTCGCTCCAGAGGGTGGCGGCGAGCGTGCCGTCGCCGTCCCGCAGCTCCACCGGCACGGTGGCCCCGTCCGCCAGCGGCCAGCACTCGTCCACCACTACCCCGAGCAGCTCGCGCAGCGGGCCCGGCGCGCCGCCCGGGTGGACCTGGTCGTGCCCGTCCACCACGCCGCTGAACGGTCCGCACATCAACTGGCCGCCCTGTGCGGTGAATTCGGACAGCCACTGGGCGGTCTCCGGGCGCAGCAGGTAGAGATTGGGTGCCAGCACCGCGCGGTAGCCGCCCAGTTCGGTGCCGGGGCGGACGAAGTCCACCGCCACCGCGCGCCGGTGCAGCGCCGTGTACCAGGGCAGCAGCAGGGTCGACCAGCGCATCCGGGCCGACGGGTGCTCGTCCAGCTCCAGTGCCCACCAGGACTCCCAGTCCAGCACGATCGCCGTCTCGGCCCGCGAGCGCCCGCCCGCCACCGAGCCCAGCCGGGCCAGTTCGGCGCCGAACCGCACGGTCTCCCGCCAGCCGCGGGAGTCGGTGCCCCGGTGCGGCAGCATCGCGCTGTGGAACTTCTCGGTCCCGGCCCGCGAGGCCCGCCACTGGAACGAGAGCACCCCGTCCGAACCGCGAGCCACCGCCTGCAGTGCCCAGAGCCGGCGCTGCGCCGGCGTCTTGGGCAGGTTGACGGCCCGCCAGCTGACCGCTGACGGCGCCTGCTCCAGCAGCAGCCAGGGCGCGCCGCCCTTGAGCGAGCGCATCAGGTCGTAGTTCAGCGCCGCCCGCACCTGGGTCTGCGGATCGGCCGGGTCCGGGTAGGCGTCGTCCGAGACCAGGTCCTCCTCCTCGGCCCAGCGCCAGTAGTCCAGCGGTTTGGACATCGACATGAAGTTGGTGGTGACCGGTACCCCGGGGGAGAGTTCGGTCAGCACCGCCCGCTCCGCGCGATGGCAGGCCAGCAGCGCGTCCGAGCAGAACCGGCGCCAGTCCAGCTGCTGGGTCGGGTTGACCGGTCCGGGCGCCCGGCGCGGCGGCTCGACCTCGGCCAGCTCGCCGTACTGCTGGGACCAGGCAGCCGTTCCCCAGGCCTGGTTGAGCCGCTCGACCGAGCCGTAGCGGCGGGCCAGCCAGCGCCGGAAGTCGGCTGCCGACTCGGCGCAGAAGCACTCGGTGACGTGGTCGCCGTACTCGTTGTGCACGTGCCAGAGCGCCAACGCCGGGTGGCCGGCGTACCGCTGGGCCAGCGCCCGGGCCAGTCGCACGGCCGCCGCGCGGTAGACCGGCGAGGAGGGGCAGTAGTGCTGACGGGAGCCGAACTCCAGCCGCACCCCGTCGGCGGTGACCGGCAGCACCTCCGGGTGGGCGCGGACCAGCCAGGCGGGCGGCGAGGCGGTCGCGGTGGCCAGGTCGACGGCCACGCCGTGCCCGTGCAGCAGCTCCAGCAGCCGGTCCAGCCAGTCGAACTCCCAGCGCTCCGGCCCGGGTTGGATCCTGCCCCAGGCGAACACCCCGACCGTGACCAGGTTGACCCCGGCCTGCCGCATCAGTACCACGTCCTCGGCCCAGACCTCCTCGGGCCACTGCTCGGGGTTGTAGTCCCCGCCGTACAGCAGACCCGGCACCCGGGTCAGGTGGTGCGCGGCGGGGACACCGGACGTGGCGGGAGCGGCCACAGCTGCCTCCTGGGGCTGAGAGCGGGACGGCGGTGACCGATTTCCGTACAGCGGCACACAGAATCAAACGGAATCGGACCCGTACTCGTCAAGAGCGCGGTGCTGGGCGGCCGTTCGGAGCCGGCCCGCCCGGACGGCCCGGACAGCCCGCCCGGACAGCAGCGAACCCCGTCGAGACCGGGTCTCGACGGGGTTCGGAGTTGGTGTCCTGACGTCTGTTCAAACCTTCAGACCGTTACGGGTGATGTACCAGAAGTGGAAGCCGAACAGGCCGCCCAGTACGACCAGCCACTGCAGCGAGTTGACCAGCGGGACCGCCCCGATCGGCAGGGTGCAGGCGAAGACCACCCGGATCGCGGCGTCCAGCAGGAAGCCGCCGCCCCAGACCGCCGTCAGCAGCCGGATCTGGTGCCGGAAGACCGGCTCGGTGTGCCAGCGGTCCAGCCACACCTGGGCGCCCGCCTCGCCGATCTTCGCGGCGACGATGGAACGCGCGGCGGTGAGCATGAACGGCCGCTGGGTAGCCAGGGTGCCCAGCACCCAGAGGCCGACCACCCCGAAGAGCCAGCTGTCCCGGATCAGCAGGACCCGCGCGCTCCCGGTGACCAGCGACATCAGCGTGCCGGCCGCCAGCAGCACCAGGGTGAAGACCGGCATCACCTCGACCCGGCCGCGCTTGACCATCCCGTACACCATCCACGGCACCACCAGCACGCCGCTGATCACCAGGGCCGCCCACTGGCTCATGCCCAGGCCGGTCAGCAGGTAGTAGCCGCCCAGCGGCAGCCCCAGCTCGAAGACCAGCCCCTGGATCAGCTTCCGGCGCCCGGCTGCCGCCCTGGCCTTCGCCGCCGCGGCGTCCGGTGCTGCGGCGTCTGGTGCTGCGGCGTCCGGTGTCGCCGTGGCCTCGGGCGTCGGCTCGGCCGTCGCTGCGGTGGTCGGCTCGGCCGTCGGCGCGGTCGCGGTCCCGGCCCGGTGCTCCACGAGGTTCCCCATGACTGTCCTACCCCCAACTGAGTGATCTGTGTGACCTGCGAGAACTTCTGCCGTAGCTGTCGGGTCGCCGGCGCCCATCACGGCTCCCGGATGGTGGCGCGATCGAAGAGATCCGCCAACTCGCGCGCCAGCGGCGCCACGTCGAGATGCGGTTCGGCGTGCCAGCGCATCACCACCGCGTCGATGGCGCCGCGGATCGCGGTGACCATCACCCAGGCGTCGAACTCGCGGAACTCGCCGAGCTTCTGCGCCTCTTCCATCCGCTGCTGCTGGATGTCCATCACCGTGTGCAGCGAGTCGTGGTAGCCGTCCCAGGACGGGTCGTCGCCCCGGGTGTTGGGCAGCACCTCCAGCAGGGCCGCCAGGTGCTTGGGATAGACCGCGAGCAGTTCGATGTTGGCCTCGATGTAGGCCCGCAGCCGGCCGCGATTGCCCTCGGCCTGCTCGATCCGGGGCAGCATGTAGGCCTGCGACACCCGCATCACCTCGGCGGCGACCTCGCGCATCAGGTCGTCCTTGCCCGCGAAGTGGTACGAGATCATCCCGGTGCTGCTCAGCCCCGCCTGCTTCGCGATCTTGGCGAACGAGGTCTTCGCGTATCCGACCTCCGCGAGCACCTCGATCGCGCCCTGCACGATCTGGGTCCGCCGCGCGGACTCGGTGAAGGTTCGGCCCATCTGCCCGCTCCTTGCTTTCCCAAGCTGGTTCTTGCTTGCTCGCGCTGTTTCTTGCTTGCCTGAGCAAAACTGTAGGCCTGTTTGCTCAGGCAAGCAAGTCATGGCGGCCGATCGGATGAAGGTGCCGGATTCACGCCCGTTGAGCCCGTTGAGCCCGTTGAGCCTGCTAAGCCTGCTAAGCCTGCTAAGCCTGTTAAGCCTGTTAAGCCATGGAGAAAACGATTCGGCCGGGATCGAGATGATCCCGGCCGAATCGTCCGTGTCGCCAGGTGCCATCAAGACTGCCGCATGGCCGGGCGAACGTTCACCCCTGCTGTGGGGCGCCGCCCCCCTACCCGCCGCTGCGACCCGTGGTCGCCCTGACGCGGGACCGCCGGTTACGCCCCGGCCGCCGGCTGGTCAGGCCGGCCGCTGTGGCGCGGGGTTGCCGGCCGCTGTGGCTCGGGGGCGCGGCTCGGGGTTGCGGCCGGGAGTGGGCCAGGGTTGCCTCAGGGCCGGGTCAGGGCCTGCTCGGGGCGGATCCCGGATGGCCGGGGCGGGCGTGGCGCAGCAGACTTCTCGCTGTCACCGACCGGACCGCGAAGCACCGCCGAGGAGTACCGAGATGAGCATCACCACCGTGAACCGGCGAGCCAGGCAGCGTGGTTGGGTCGGTGCCGGTGCGGTCGGCGCGCTGGTGCTCGCCCTCACCACCGGGGTCGCGACCCAGGCCCAGGCCGCCGGCACGCTACCGCCCCCGAACGCCCAGGCTCTGGGCGCCTCGATCGCCGGCCTGCCGAACGCCCAACTGACCAGCGCGGTGGTGCTGGTGGACGGTGACAACGGCCGCTGGTCGGGCACCTCCGGCAGCGGCGACCTGGCCACCGGCCGTCCGGTGGCGGCCGACGGGCGGTTCCGGATCGGCAGCATCTCCAAGGTCTTCACCGCCACCGTGGTCCTGCAACTGGCCGCCGAGCACCGGGTGGACCTGGACGGCACCATCCAGCAGTACCTGCCCGGCGCCCTGCCCGCCTCCTACCCGCCGATCACCGTACGCCAGTTGCTCAACCACACCAGCGGCCTGCCCACCGGCGGCGACCTCGGCGGGGACGACGGCAGCGCGCAGTGGTTCGTCGAGCACAAGGACGAGAGCTGGACGCCCCAGCAGGTGGTGGCCGAGGCCGGCACCCACCCGATGCAGTTCCAGCCCGGCACCGCCCAGCAGTACAACGGCCTCAACTACTACCTGGCCGGCCTGCTGATCGAGCGGGTCACCGGCCACTCCTACGCGCAGGAGGTGACCGCGCGGATCCTGCGTCCGCTCGGGCTCCACCACACCTCGGTCCCCGCCGCCGACGACACCCGGCTGCCGCACCCGACCGCGCACGCCTACCTGACCGTCACCCGGCCGGACGGCTCCACCGAGCACGCCGACGTCACCGACCAGAGCCCCTGGCCGTGGGCGGAGGGCGGCATGATCTCCAGCGCGCCCGACCTCGACCACTTCCTGACCGCGCTGCTGCACGGCCGGCTGCTGCCGCCCACGCAGCAGGCCGAACTCTTCTCGGTGCCCGACGTGCCGAACTTCCAGAACCCGAACTGCGACATCGGCCTGACCGCCGGGCGCGCCTGCTTCAGCACCGGGCTGATGCGGTTCAGCCCCACCGCCGGTGTGGTGCTCTGGGGCAAGACCGGCAGCCGCCCCGGCTACAGCAGCGGCATCTTCGCCACCCAGGACGCGGACCGCGACCTGGTCTACTCGCTCACCCCGACCAGCCGCGACGGTGCCTCGTTCGCCGCCCAGTACAAGATCGCCAGTGCCGCTTTCGACCTGGGCGGGCACTGAGCTTCCCCGAGCGCCTGGTCAGGGGTGGTAGAGCTCGCTGATGCTGGTGATCCGGCCGGACCCGTCGACGGTGATGTCGTAGTTGTTGCCGTAGCAGGGGGAGGGGTTCCCGGTGGGGTTGTTGGTGGTGCAGTGGACGATGTGCGTCAGCAGGGTGTCGATCGAGACGTTCATGCCGCCCTCCGACGCGTACTGCCCCACCAGGTGGGCCGTGGCGCCCGGGGCGAAGGTGTACGAGCTGTTCTGGTTGACGGGCTGGTAGTAGCCGTCGTTCGGGACGTCCGGGCCGCAGACGAACTTCGTGGCGTTCGCGCCGATCCGGTCCGGATCGGCCCAGCCCACGGTGGCGTTGATCACCGTGTGGCCCGGGTGGTTGGCGTTGGCCGTGCAGTCGGCGGTCGGGGTGGTCGGGGTGGTCGGGGCGGCGGTCGGCTTGGCGGCGGGCTTGGAGGCCGTCGGCTTGGCGGACGGCCTGGTGGTCGGCAGCGCGACGGGGGTCGGCGCGTTCGCCACCGGTGCGGCGGAGGGCGCGGCGGCGCTCGGGGCACTCGGGGAACTCGGGCTCGTGCCCGGGTCGGTGTTCGTGCTCGGGCTCGCAGCCGTGCGCGCGCTGCTCGCACCCGCGCTGGGCGTGCTGTCGGGGCCGCAGGCGGTGAGCGACAGGCCCAGCGCGGCGGTCAGCAGAGCGGTGGTGGCGAGAAGTCGGTTGTTCCGCATGGTGCGTGTCCCCCTGAGGTCGAAGGGGCGGCACCTGCGGCCACCCACACCCGGGAGTACGGAGCCGCCCACTGCCCTGGTTGGGCCTGTTTCACGCCTGTGACGATCGTGGATGACCTGTGACCAAGGCCCCGAACAGGCTCGTTCCCGATCCGACCGGCCGCTACCCCAGCGCTGCCCGGGCCGCCTGTGCCATGGCCGTGATGCCGGTGCGCAGCGTCAGTCCCACGTACGGGCGGAACTCGGGGGAGTGGTTGGGGGGTAGTGCGGCGAGTTTTTCGGCGGGGGTGGTGCCGGGGGCGGCGGACCACTGCTGGGGGCCGATCATGCCGAGCATCCAGTAGGCGGTGCGGATGTCGGGGATGCCGTGCAGGTGCTGGCCCGCCGGGCCGAAGAGGGGGAAGTCCTCGGTGGCCGGTGAGGGGGGCCAGTCGGTGACCCGGGGCGGGCCGAAGGCGGTTTGGTGGGCGGTGCGGATGGTGGAAGTCAGGTCGGCGTCAGGGAGGTTGACGCCGGAGCTGGAGAGTGCTTCCACTTCCGGCTCGCGCGGGCAGCCGGAGGCCAGTGCCTCGCCCTGGGCGACGCGTTGGACGGTGGCGGTGATCCGGTCCAGGGTGTGTTCGGAGAAGGCGCGCGCGGTGACCGTGAGGGTGGCGAGGTCGGGGATCACGTTGCCCGAGCTGCCGGCTTGGAGTGAGCTGACGGTGACCACGGCCTGTTCGGCGGCGCCGACTTCCTGGTTGACCACGCCGGGCAGCCGCAGCACGATGGCGGCCGCGACCGGGACCGGGTCGATCGCCAGG contains:
- a CDS encoding beta-galactosidase → MAAPATSGVPAAHHLTRVPGLLYGGDYNPEQWPEEVWAEDVVLMRQAGVNLVTVGVFAWGRIQPGPERWEFDWLDRLLELLHGHGVAVDLATATASPPAWLVRAHPEVLPVTADGVRLEFGSRQHYCPSSPVYRAAAVRLARALAQRYAGHPALALWHVHNEYGDHVTECFCAESAADFRRWLARRYGSVERLNQAWGTAAWSQQYGELAEVEPPRRAPGPVNPTQQLDWRRFCSDALLACHRAERAVLTELSPGVPVTTNFMSMSKPLDYWRWAEEEDLVSDDAYPDPADPQTQVRAALNYDLMRSLKGGAPWLLLEQAPSAVSWRAVNLPKTPAQRRLWALQAVARGSDGVLSFQWRASRAGTEKFHSAMLPHRGTDSRGWRETVRFGAELARLGSVAGGRSRAETAIVLDWESWWALELDEHPSARMRWSTLLLPWYTALHRRAVAVDFVRPGTELGGYRAVLAPNLYLLRPETAQWLSEFTAQGGQLMCGPFSGVVDGHDQVHPGGAPGPLRELLGVVVDECWPLADGATVPVELRDGDGTLAATLWSEWLECEAAVPVARYAEGPLAGRPAVTRHANAWYLGCHLGADTGAVLDLLLAAAGVAPVLTVPEEVEATVRTAPDGRDHLFLLNHGHRAAQVALPDHWRGARDLLTGTAQADRLTLGPLDAAVLLHPRTAT
- a CDS encoding VC0807 family protein, with protein sequence MGNLVEHRAGTATAPTAEPTTAATAEPTPEATATPDAAAPDAAAPDAAAAKARAAAGRRKLIQGLVFELGLPLGGYYLLTGLGMSQWAALVISGVLVVPWMVYGMVKRGRVEVMPVFTLVLLAAGTLMSLVTGSARVLLIRDSWLFGVVGLWVLGTLATQRPFMLTAARSIVAAKIGEAGAQVWLDRWHTEPVFRHQIRLLTAVWGGGFLLDAAIRVVFACTLPIGAVPLVNSLQWLVVLGGLFGFHFWYITRNGLKV
- a CDS encoding MGH1-like glycoside hydrolase domain-containing protein, whose product is MKRLLRTTAATAATLLLAAAVCAAPAGATTTGSAAAADPAAYANVLDLHGTPDTALPGDGTDSNPITVFADQGAWHAYALPAPGDSAMYGGFTGPLYIAHEYPWWLSKSFTRIQLSEHGQPLNLAQGGTPVFDSLPGRLEEHYDLGQGLRLTLELRFTSDRTALVQASLANQGTNSRTLDVGWSGDLLRPADEPMRSAPSLLATGSGVAVDFARVQQTYDFLSDGTERFEVTHDRPVNTTVSGDSYRTEAAAPVQLAPGARQNVDWTESYTFTLAERAREQAATRELLGRPGAVARAADAVDRRWRGYLAAATASVPADRRRLAVKAVETLTTNWRSPAGALRHDTVTPSISYKWFTGGSWAWDTWKQAVGTAVFDPGLAESQIRAMFDYQVQPGDPNYPHDAGMIPDCIFYTDPAHGGGNWNQRNSKPPLAAWSVWQVFQTTHDTAFLAELYPKLAAYQDWWTRDREHTGDGLAEYGATVDPGNATAEDIRQAAAWESGMDDAPRFDAASGTAPLENRDASGALVGYSLNQESVDLNSYLAADRHYLALIAAQLGRGGEAAHWQATSDALAAQVRERMYDPATGWFYDTALDTGARLVSRGRGAEGITPLWTGVASPAQAAAIRTALTDPAQFGTAMPFPSVAKSSPSFDATGYWRGAVWLDQAYFALTGLQRYGYATDARTLLDRLLATAQGLTGDQPIRENYDPLTGAGLNSSNFSWSAALLLPLLDHTGGPDTPGAP
- a CDS encoding TetR/AcrR family transcriptional regulator; translation: MGRTFTESARRTQIVQGAIEVLAEVGYAKTSFAKIAKQAGLSSTGMISYHFAGKDDLMREVAAEVMRVSQAYMLPRIEQAEGNRGRLRAYIEANIELLAVYPKHLAALLEVLPNTRGDDPSWDGYHDSLHTVMDIQQQRMEEAQKLGEFREFDAWVMVTAIRGAIDAVVMRWHAEPHLDVAPLARELADLFDRATIREP
- a CDS encoding serine hydrolase domain-containing protein, yielding MSITTVNRRARQRGWVGAGAVGALVLALTTGVATQAQAAGTLPPPNAQALGASIAGLPNAQLTSAVVLVDGDNGRWSGTSGSGDLATGRPVAADGRFRIGSISKVFTATVVLQLAAEHRVDLDGTIQQYLPGALPASYPPITVRQLLNHTSGLPTGGDLGGDDGSAQWFVEHKDESWTPQQVVAEAGTHPMQFQPGTAQQYNGLNYYLAGLLIERVTGHSYAQEVTARILRPLGLHHTSVPAADDTRLPHPTAHAYLTVTRPDGSTEHADVTDQSPWPWAEGGMISSAPDLDHFLTALLHGRLLPPTQQAELFSVPDVPNFQNPNCDIGLTAGRACFSTGLMRFSPTAGVVLWGKTGSRPGYSSGIFATQDADRDLVYSLTPTSRDGASFAAQYKIASAAFDLGGH
- a CDS encoding amidohydrolase, coding for MTTASDPLTRAAEFYLDLHRHPELSGAEQRTAAAFADRLTEAGYQVTTGIGGHGVAGVLRNGPGPVVMLRAELDALPVREQTGLPYASTVTATAADGRTVPVMHACGHDMHLACAAGAAAELATDLERWRGTLLVVGQPAEETLQGARAMLADGLYQRFEPPSVVLAQHTAPLPAGLVAHGHGGPMTAGSRTLRVVIHGRGGHAATPHLAIDPVPVAAAIVLRLPGVVNQEVGAAEQAVVTVSSLQAGSSGNVIPDLATLTVTARAFSEHTLDRITATVQRVAQGEALASGCPREPEVEALSSSGVNLPDADLTSTIRTAHQTAFGPPRVTDWPPSPATEDFPLFGPAGQHLHGIPDIRTAYWMLGMIGPQQWSAAPGTTPAEKLAALPPNHSPEFRPYVGLTLRTGITAMAQAARAALG